In a genomic window of Glycine max cultivar Williams 82 chromosome 13, Glycine_max_v4.0, whole genome shotgun sequence:
- the LOC102665220 gene encoding uncharacterized protein produces MPKYPRLYNISNQQHQLINSVGSQKDAGWEWSFSWRRSLFENEIRMAAKFLEELAQVKIQQKRPNSWVWKADPSGNYSTKSEYRLLMEVTTGAEEDRNLVELWNLKIPLKQTVFAWRLIKDQLPTWTNLRTRQVELNDSRCPLCNSLDEDVTHLFFYCTKTLPLWWESQSWINSSGVFPHIPNIIFCNMKTGLLWELELEDGNAGG; encoded by the coding sequence ATGCCAAAGTATCCTAGATTATACAACATCTCCAACCAGCAACACCAACTTATCAACAGTGTGGGGAGCCAAAAAGATGCAGGGTGGGAATGGAGCTTTAGTTGGAGGAGATctttatttgaaaatgaaattcggATGGCGGCTAAATTTCTAGAGGAGCTGGCTCAGgtaaaaattcaacaaaaaagacCAAATTCATGGGTTTGGAAGGCTGACCCGAGTGGGAATTATTCTACAAAATCAGAATATCGATTATTGATGGAAGTGACAACGGGGGCTGAAGAAGATAGGAATCTCGTGGAGTTATGGAATCTTAAAATTCCTCTTAAGCAAACAGTGTTCGCATGGAGGCTCATTAAAGATCAATTGCCAACTTGGACAAACTTAAGGACCAGACAAGTGGAGTTGAATGATTCTAGGTGCCCATTGTGCAACAGCCTGGATGAAGATGTAACACACCTATTTTTCTATTGCACCAAGACCCTACCTCTGTGGTGGGAATCTCAGTCATGGATAAATTCATCTGGTGTATTTCCTCATatcccaaatataattttttgcaaCATGAAAACTGGTCTGCTGTGGGAGTTAGAGCTAGAAGATGGAAATGCTGGTGGGTAG